In Roseisolibacter agri, the following proteins share a genomic window:
- a CDS encoding GntR family transcriptional regulator produces MSPTSRSPRAATTARPAAARAASRGDATAGRGESVGRAYAQLRELIVRGRLAPGTRIVESDIAARLGVSRTPTRSALHRLQQEGYIVAAEGTREQRLVVAPLTQDDARELFHIVGQLEALAARQAAELPAPARTALVRTLRRLNGELADAAHGERPDPMRLFDSDTAFHHAYVEGGGGPRLLALHDAIKPQSERYVRLYISSLVDEIDTSVAEHDAIIRHIEAGEPQAAHAAVDTNWRNAAGRLGRVIEALGERGSW; encoded by the coding sequence GTGTCGCCCACCAGCCGCTCGCCCCGCGCCGCCACGACCGCCCGCCCTGCCGCCGCTCGTGCCGCCTCGCGCGGCGACGCGACCGCCGGTCGTGGGGAGAGCGTGGGCCGCGCGTACGCCCAGCTGCGCGAGCTGATCGTGCGCGGGCGGCTGGCGCCCGGCACCCGCATCGTGGAGAGCGACATCGCGGCCCGCCTCGGCGTCAGCCGCACGCCCACGCGCAGCGCGCTGCACCGCCTGCAGCAGGAGGGCTACATCGTCGCGGCGGAGGGGACGCGCGAGCAGCGGCTGGTGGTCGCGCCGCTGACGCAGGACGACGCGCGCGAGCTGTTCCACATCGTCGGGCAGCTGGAGGCGCTCGCGGCGCGCCAGGCCGCGGAGCTGCCGGCGCCCGCGCGCACCGCGCTCGTGCGGACGCTGCGGCGCCTGAACGGCGAGCTGGCCGACGCGGCGCACGGCGAGCGCCCCGATCCGATGCGGCTCTTCGACTCGGACACCGCGTTCCACCACGCGTACGTCGAGGGCGGCGGCGGGCCGCGGCTGCTGGCGCTGCACGACGCGATCAAGCCGCAGAGCGAGCGCTACGTCCGCCTCTACATCAGCAGCCTGGTCGACGAGATCGACACGTCGGTGGCGGAGCACGACGCGATCATCCGGCACATCGAGGCCGGCGAGCCGCAGGCCGCGCACGCGGCGGTGGACACCAACTGGCGCAACGCGGCGGGCCGGCTGGGGCGGGTGATCGAGGCGCTGGGGGAGCGCGGGAGCTGGTGA
- a CDS encoding dipeptidase: MSAQDPVSRRAFVQLAAGACAALAVTPGIAAPMLNRGRFRLFGSAGRDYSARAIALVQRSVVIDMLAPFTLDFPQQAKWERNPESFTAAQFQKFRDSGINVFHPAIGLGGINAYETALQWFAGWNSFIAGNDERLMRIDSPGDFGRVKGSGKVGVLLGLQNAQHFRRPDDVDLFHGLGQRVAQLTYNSRNLIGNGSTERRDEGLSDFGVAIVERMNRVGMAVDVSHCGDRTTLDAFEVSKKPVLITHSNVRALANGHPRDKADEAILAVKKSGGVMGITGVRMFVRDKEPTTIEHALDHFDYVAKRIGPEHLGVGSDIDLDGYDDMPPELNKQLRAGYKGSYGFRDKIDIEGLDHPKRMYDLTEGLIRRKYTDAQIEGILGGNFRRVLSEIWTV; this comes from the coding sequence ATGTCCGCACAGGATCCCGTCTCCCGCCGCGCGTTCGTGCAGCTCGCCGCCGGTGCCTGCGCCGCCCTCGCCGTGACGCCCGGCATCGCCGCCCCGATGCTCAACCGCGGGCGCTTCCGGCTGTTCGGCAGCGCCGGCCGCGACTACTCGGCGCGCGCCATCGCGCTCGTGCAGCGCTCCGTCGTCATCGACATGCTCGCGCCCTTCACGCTCGACTTCCCGCAGCAGGCCAAGTGGGAGCGGAACCCCGAGAGCTTCACCGCCGCGCAGTTCCAGAAGTTCAGGGACTCCGGCATCAACGTCTTCCACCCCGCGATCGGCCTCGGCGGCATCAACGCGTACGAGACCGCGCTGCAGTGGTTCGCCGGCTGGAACTCGTTCATCGCCGGCAACGACGAGCGCCTGATGCGCATCGACTCGCCGGGTGACTTCGGGCGCGTGAAGGGCTCCGGCAAGGTCGGCGTGCTGCTCGGCCTGCAGAACGCGCAGCACTTCCGGCGCCCCGACGACGTCGACCTCTTCCACGGCCTCGGCCAGCGCGTCGCGCAGCTCACGTACAACAGCCGCAATCTGATCGGCAACGGCTCCACCGAGCGGCGCGACGAGGGGCTCAGCGACTTCGGCGTCGCGATCGTCGAGCGGATGAACCGGGTCGGCATGGCCGTCGACGTGTCGCACTGCGGCGACCGCACCACGCTCGACGCCTTCGAGGTGTCGAAGAAGCCCGTGCTCATCACGCACTCCAACGTGCGCGCGCTCGCCAACGGCCATCCGCGCGACAAGGCCGACGAGGCGATCCTCGCCGTGAAGAAGTCGGGTGGCGTCATGGGCATCACGGGCGTGCGCATGTTCGTGCGCGATAAGGAGCCCACCACCATCGAGCACGCGCTCGACCACTTCGACTACGTCGCGAAGCGCATCGGCCCCGAGCACCTGGGCGTCGGCAGCGACATCGACCTCGATGGCTACGACGACATGCCGCCGGAGCTGAACAAGCAGCTGCGCGCCGGCTACAAGGGGAGCTACGGCTTCCGCGACAAGATCGACATCGAGGGGCTGGACCACCCCAAGCGCATGTACGACCTCACGGAAGGGCTGATCCGCCGCAAGTACACCGACGCGCAGATCGAGGGGATCCTCGGCGGCAACTTCCGGCGGGTGCTCTCCGAGATCTGGACCGTCTGA
- a CDS encoding alpha/beta hydrolase family protein, translating into MPFLRRSSLAALSLAMAATVGAQEPVRKDPPRDYSAPAGAPYVAEEVTVTTPAGHTLAGTLTLPRGASRAAPVGAIVTITGSGPQDRDEALGLEGYRPFRQLADSLGRRGIAVLRMDDRGTGASKGTFRGATSADFAEDVRAGLAYLRTRPEIDARKLGVVGHSEGAVIAPMVAEKEPALAGIVLLAGVAQPARSALAFQLKNLYEHDTLLTVARRDSAIAAIPQRIEAMMAADPWMRFFLTHDPAATMRRVRTPVLILTGARDQQAAPEQVVEQEAAFRAGGNPDVTARVLPGLNHLFVVDADGFPGNYRKLPPPVMVQPEALGIVVDWLAARLR; encoded by the coding sequence ATGCCCTTCCTCCGACGCTCGTCGCTCGCCGCACTGTCGCTCGCGATGGCCGCCACGGTCGGCGCGCAGGAGCCCGTCCGCAAGGACCCGCCGCGCGACTACTCCGCGCCCGCCGGCGCGCCGTACGTGGCCGAGGAGGTCACCGTCACGACGCCGGCGGGCCACACGCTCGCGGGCACGCTGACGCTGCCGCGCGGCGCGAGCCGCGCGGCTCCGGTGGGCGCGATCGTCACGATCACCGGCTCCGGTCCGCAGGACCGCGACGAGGCGCTCGGCCTGGAGGGCTACCGCCCCTTCCGCCAGCTCGCGGACTCGCTCGGCCGCCGCGGCATCGCGGTGCTGCGCATGGACGACCGCGGCACCGGCGCGTCGAAGGGGACGTTCCGCGGCGCCACCAGCGCCGACTTCGCCGAGGACGTCCGCGCGGGCCTGGCGTACCTGCGCACGCGGCCCGAGATCGACGCGCGGAAGCTCGGCGTGGTCGGCCACAGCGAGGGCGCCGTGATCGCGCCGATGGTGGCCGAGAAGGAGCCCGCGCTCGCTGGGATCGTGCTGCTGGCGGGCGTCGCGCAGCCGGCGCGCAGCGCGCTCGCCTTCCAGCTGAAGAACCTCTACGAGCACGATACGCTGCTCACCGTCGCGAGGCGCGACTCGGCCATCGCCGCGATCCCGCAGCGCATCGAGGCGATGATGGCCGCCGATCCGTGGATGCGGTTCTTCCTCACGCACGATCCCGCGGCCACGATGCGCCGGGTGAGGACGCCGGTGCTGATCCTCACCGGCGCGCGCGACCAGCAGGCCGCGCCCGAGCAGGTCGTCGAGCAGGAGGCGGCGTTCAGGGCCGGCGGCAATCCCGACGTGACCGCGCGCGTGCTGCCCGGGCTCAACCACCTCTTCGTCGTCGACGCCGACGGCTTCCCCGGCAACTACCGCAAGCTGCCGCCGCCCGTCATGGTGCAGCCCGAGGCGCTCGGCATCGTCGTCGACTGGCTCGCCGCGCGCCTGCGCTGA
- the menC gene encoding o-succinylbenzoate synthase, translated as MPDTPTTLHPARLALREIRLPLKEAFRISSGVVTERRILLLELHDADGIGVWAECVAGEQPNYSAETIDTAWHAITAWVAPRVLGNPIAGPGAVHDVLARDFRGHPMAKAAVEMGCWALAAERAGVPLARLLGGTRTHIATGISLGIQATPDALVERALAARAAGYRKIKLKIQPGADVEYVRAVRAAVGPDVALMADANSGYTIDDADHLVQLDAFGLTMIEQPLGREDLVQHAELQRRLATPLCLDESITDADRARDMLTLGSGRIVNIKPGRVGGFTSSLAIHDVCQAADVPVWCGGMLESGIGRAYNVALASLPNFSMPGDLSPSARYWARDVVTPEWTMSADGMVAVPLDRPGIGVQVDVDRIDDLTVRREVFGERRAAHV; from the coding sequence ATGCCCGACACGCCCACGACGCTGCACCCCGCGCGGCTCGCGCTGCGCGAGATCCGCCTCCCGCTGAAGGAGGCGTTCCGCATCTCGTCCGGCGTCGTCACCGAGCGGCGCATCCTGCTGCTCGAGCTGCACGACGCCGACGGCATCGGCGTGTGGGCCGAGTGCGTCGCCGGCGAGCAGCCCAACTACAGCGCGGAGACCATCGACACCGCGTGGCACGCGATCACCGCGTGGGTCGCGCCGCGCGTGCTGGGCAATCCCATCGCGGGCCCGGGCGCGGTGCACGACGTGCTCGCGCGCGACTTCCGCGGTCACCCGATGGCCAAGGCCGCGGTCGAGATGGGGTGCTGGGCGCTCGCGGCGGAGCGCGCCGGCGTGCCGCTCGCGCGGCTGCTGGGCGGCACGCGCACGCACATCGCCACCGGCATCTCGCTCGGCATCCAGGCCACACCGGACGCGCTGGTGGAGCGCGCACTGGCCGCGCGCGCGGCCGGCTACCGGAAGATCAAGCTCAAGATCCAGCCCGGCGCCGACGTCGAGTACGTGCGTGCCGTGCGCGCCGCCGTCGGTCCCGACGTCGCGCTCATGGCCGACGCGAACTCCGGCTACACGATCGACGACGCCGACCATCTCGTGCAGCTCGACGCCTTCGGCCTGACGATGATCGAGCAGCCGCTGGGCCGCGAGGACCTGGTGCAGCACGCCGAGCTGCAGCGCCGCCTCGCGACGCCGCTCTGCCTCGACGAGTCGATCACCGACGCCGACCGCGCGCGCGACATGCTCACGCTCGGCAGCGGGCGCATCGTCAACATCAAGCCGGGGCGGGTGGGCGGCTTCACGTCCTCGCTCGCGATCCACGACGTGTGCCAGGCCGCCGACGTGCCCGTGTGGTGCGGCGGGATGCTGGAGAGCGGCATCGGCCGCGCCTACAACGTCGCCCTCGCGTCGCTCCCGAACTTCTCGATGCCGGGCGACCTCTCGCCGAGCGCGCGCTACTGGGCGCGGGACGTCGTGACGCCCGAGTGGACGATGAGCGCGGATGGGATGGTGGCGGTGCCGCTCGACCGGCCGGGCATCGGCGTGCAGGTGGACGTGGACCGCATCGACGACCTGACCGTGCGGCGCGAGGTGTTCGGCGAGCGGAGGGCGGCGCATGTCTGA